A region of Necator americanus strain Aroian chromosome I, whole genome shotgun sequence DNA encodes the following proteins:
- a CDS encoding hypothetical protein (NECATOR_CHRI.G1089.T1), producing MSILRYLFPCCFRRQKREELLEKTTQIDEADIKTAEPDNVPPVPPEGRPSLASGESSNLPVSEEQIRRRKDSKPKRERRKIPSKPRRKSSEEIIKSNEQMKKESPEKKKKTKKKSAEKTHSRENTHKSSEDIRADEEAESDFIDYWLTLVEPKQCKVTQSSEKELVVDRTAEVVLSVIQPPPLDLTALPPQIQESIKIKHTTTKKPSRSKESPHSGEKSTPSPAQSGAKIIRSAETSKEPLKSKETLHSAEKNIPSPAESGRKNNRSSESPLPSREGMKTKKLKESCLVIDRKQSKIADQADVVSPASSAIKQQSTPVQKASKQNPQFVSILIFQYNKVQSTLNHETLNPSYARNYVNLLASIKSSLVKSRQRHLLEAAYQEIDDVRILVGQHGVRVIDDEYVWNDYANFLLFVLKNGVETVLNSYKSQKEARLEPFRTPEVVKNADWDARSNYAQQYMDSKETPYEVNYGRRNEDGLFSHSYKLYDKNYY from the exons ATGAGCATATTACGATATCTCTTCCCGTGTTGTTTCCGAAGACAAAAACGCGAAGAACTGCTTGAGAAAACCACACAGATAGATGAAGCAGATATTAAG ACAGCAGAGCCAGATAACGTGCCGCCAGTGCCGCCAGAAGGAAGGCCTTCACTAGCTTCAGGAGAATCATCAAATCTACCCGTGTCAGAGGAACAGATACGACGGAGGAAAGACTCAAAACCAAAACGAGAAAGACGGAAAATTCCATCAAAACCACGTCGAAAATCATCCGAAGAAATTATCAAAAGCAAcgagcaaatgaaaaaagaatctccggagaaaaagaaaaagactaaAAAGAAAAGCGCAGAGAAGACACATTCAAGGGAGAACACTCACAAGAGCAGTGAAGATATCAGAGCGGATGAAGAAGCGGAATCAGATTTCATCGATTATTGGTTAACCCTCGTAGAACCAAAACAGTGCAAAGTGACACAATCGTCAGAAAAGGAACTTGTAGTGGACAGAACCGCAGAAGTTGTACTTTCGGTCATTCAACCTCCACCATTAGATTTGACCGCACTTCCTCCACAAATTCAAGAATCGATTAAAATCAAACATACCACCACAAAAAAACCATCTAGGTCAAAAGAATCCCCACATTCCGGTGAGAAGAGCACACCCTCTCCAGCACAATCTGGCGCCAAAATTATCAGATCGGCAGAAACTTCAAAAGAACCattgaaatcaaaagaaactcTGCATTCTGCTGAAAAGAACATACCATCTCCAGCAGAATCTGGTAGGAAGAATAACAGATCGTCAGAATCACCATTGCCATCTCGGGAAGGAATGAAGACGAAAAAACTCAAGGAATCTTGCTTAGTGATAGATCGAAAACAATCGAAAATAGCTGACCAAGCCGATGTTGTTTCACCTGCTTCATCTGCAATTAAGCAGCAATCCACTCCAGTGCAGAAGGCGTCAAAGCAAAACCCTCAATTTGTGAGCATTCTTATATTTCAATACAACAAAGTTCAGTCAACTCTCAATCATGAAACACTGAATCCTTCGTATGCTAGAAATTATGTGAATCTTTTAGCATCGATAAAATCTAGTTTAGTTAAAAGTAGACAGCGCCACCTCCtagaggcagcatatcaggaaattgacgatgttaggaTCCTTGTGGGGCAACATGGAGTTCGGGTTATAGATGACGAGTATGTGTGGAATGATTATGCTAACTTTCTCCTATTCGTTCtcaaaaatggcgtggaaacCGTCCTTAATTCCTACAAG TCTCAAAAGGAAGCACGTCTTGAACCCTTCCGAACTCCTGAAGTGGTGAAAAATGCAGATTGGGATGCACGATCAAATTATGCTCAACAGTACATGGATTCCAAAGAGACGCCATACGAAGTAAACTATGGACGTAGAAATGAAGACGGTCTATTTTCCCATTCGTACAAACTTTACgacaaaaattattattag
- a CDS encoding hypothetical protein (NECATOR_CHRI.G1089.T2), with protein sequence MFTTTTKESMRSFFEEAVASRCIRTRKLNKMSILRYLFPCCFRRQKREELLEKTTQIDEADIKTAEPDNVPPVPPEGRPSLASGESSNLPVSEEQIRRRKDSKPKRERRKIPSKPRRKSSEEIIKSNEQMKKESPEKKKKTKKKSAEKTHSRENTHKSSEDIRADEEAESDFIDYWLTLVEPKQCKVTQSSEKELVVDRTAEVVLSVIQPPPLDLTALPPQIQESIKIKHTTTKKPSRSKESPHSGEKSTPSPAQSGAKIIRSAETSKEPLKSKETLHSAEKNIPSPAESGRKNNRSSESPLPSREGMKTKKLKESCLVIDRKQSKIADQADVVSPASSAIKQQSTPVQKASKQNPQFSQKEARLEPFRTPEVVKNADWDARSNYAQQYMDSKETPYEVNYGRRNEDGLFSHSYKLYDKNYY encoded by the exons atGTTTACGACAACAACTAAGGAAAGTATGAGGTCATTCTTTGAGGAAGCGGTGGCATCAAGAT GCATCAGAACAAGGAAACTGAACAAA ATGAGCATATTACGATATCTCTTCCCGTGTTGTTTCCGAAGACAAAAACGCGAAGAACTGCTTGAGAAAACCACACAGATAGATGAAGCAGATATTAAG ACAGCAGAGCCAGATAACGTGCCGCCAGTGCCGCCAGAAGGAAGGCCTTCACTAGCTTCAGGAGAATCATCAAATCTACCCGTGTCAGAGGAACAGATACGACGGAGGAAAGACTCAAAACCAAAACGAGAAAGACGGAAAATTCCATCAAAACCACGTCGAAAATCATCCGAAGAAATTATCAAAAGCAAcgagcaaatgaaaaaagaatctccggagaaaaagaaaaagactaaAAAGAAAAGCGCAGAGAAGACACATTCAAGGGAGAACACTCACAAGAGCAGTGAAGATATCAGAGCGGATGAAGAAGCGGAATCAGATTTCATCGATTATTGGTTAACCCTCGTAGAACCAAAACAGTGCAAAGTGACACAATCGTCAGAAAAGGAACTTGTAGTGGACAGAACCGCAGAAGTTGTACTTTCGGTCATTCAACCTCCACCATTAGATTTGACCGCACTTCCTCCACAAATTCAAGAATCGATTAAAATCAAACATACCACCACAAAAAAACCATCTAGGTCAAAAGAATCCCCACATTCCGGTGAGAAGAGCACACCCTCTCCAGCACAATCTGGCGCCAAAATTATCAGATCGGCAGAAACTTCAAAAGAACCattgaaatcaaaagaaactcTGCATTCTGCTGAAAAGAACATACCATCTCCAGCAGAATCTGGTAGGAAGAATAACAGATCGTCAGAATCACCATTGCCATCTCGGGAAGGAATGAAGACGAAAAAACTCAAGGAATCTTGCTTAGTGATAGATCGAAAACAATCGAAAATAGCTGACCAAGCCGATGTTGTTTCACCTGCTTCATCTGCAATTAAGCAGCAATCCACTCCAGTGCAGAAGGCGTCAAAGCAAAACCCTCAATTT TCTCAAAAGGAAGCACGTCTTGAACCCTTCCGAACTCCTGAAGTGGTGAAAAATGCAGATTGGGATGCACGATCAAATTATGCTCAACAGTACATGGATTCCAAAGAGACGCCATACGAAGTAAACTATGGACGTAGAAATGAAGACGGTCTATTTTCCCATTCGTACAAACTTTACgacaaaaattattattag
- a CDS encoding hypothetical protein (NECATOR_CHRI.G1090.T1): MRKLEWDDMGVKIDGRQLHHLRFADDIVLITPSISLAERMLTEFDETCGCIGLQLNVQKTMFMSDGWGSDAPFTLNGTNISECTSYVYLGRELKMMNDLTPELGRKRRAA, translated from the coding sequence atgcgaaagttagaatgggacgacatgggagtgaagattgacggtcggcagctacaccatttgcgctttgctgatgacatcgtactgataacacctagcatcagcctagcggaacgaatgctgaccgaattcgacgaaacatgtggatgcatcggtcttcagctgaatgtCCAAAAAACGATGTTCATGAGCGACGGATGGGGCTCGGATgctccattcacgctcaacggaacgaacatatccgaatgcaccagctacgtttatctgggtcgggaattgaaaatgatgaacgacctgacccccgagctgggcagaaagagacgagcggcttga
- a CDS encoding hypothetical protein (NECATOR_CHRI.G1091.T1) translates to MNNIDEEYDRLVEHLHDCAKKAESFKTTKRRLFLETLGLIRQRGAARAVGNQELTSELAKLCREAIKEDLKERRAEVLAEATEAGKSIRYARRDFASRKTRMTALRNPKGKTIASRRGMEKIIYDFYSDLFDSHGH, encoded by the coding sequence AtgaacaacatcgacgaggaatatgaccgactcgttgaacaccttcacgactgcgcgaagaaggctgagagttttaaaaccaccaagagacgttTGTTCCTTGAAACTCTTgggctgatacgccagcgtggagcagcacgagccgtagggaaccaagaactcacgtccgagctcgcaaagctttgcagagaggcgataaaggaagaccttaaagagagaagagcagaagtgctggctgaagctacagaggcgggaaaaagcatccgctatgcccgtcgagacttcgctagtcgcaagacgaggatgactgctctccggaacccgaagggaaaaactattgcatcgagaagggggatggagaaaatcatctacgacttctactctgatctcttcgacagccatggtCACtag
- a CDS encoding hypothetical protein (NECATOR_CHRI.G1093.T1) gives MVARGTLEAFWINAKSPKMNRKEECLAVTKELALYQDLCGVILNFGKETKLTIAEYVGAAATTGAAQVPRLEQNRQLQPGPQQAPQLEGWEPLRKRATRNSVASFNVPPVCTRICVRAVEDQ, from the exons atggTGGCTCGCGgaactttggaggcgttttggataaacgctaaaagtccaaaaatgaacagaaaggaagagtgcttagccgtgaccaaagagctggctctgtatcaagacctttgcgg CGTGATTTTGAACTTCGGAAA agaAACTAAACTTACCATTGCCGAATATGTTGGAGCTGCCGCTACGACGGGGGCTGCACAAGTACCACGACTGGAGCAGAATCGGCAGCTACAACCTGGGCCGCAGCAGGCGCCGCAACTGGAGGGCTGGGAACCGCTGAGAAAAAGAGCCACGAGAAATTCCGTTGCTAG tttcAACGTGCCACCCGTGTGCACGCGCATCTGCGtgcgagcagtcgaagatcaatga
- a CDS encoding hypothetical protein (NECATOR_CHRI.G1092.T1), giving the protein MRQKRSWHSRQHEYDKEHRLFRTTYDPNRTSRMRRCGPTPALTMFVAYPPTSSYEEEEVEAFYMDLEKFFREDHAFFKVIIGDSNAKVGPRRTPEELHTGTHGLQWNDQGGEALRAHHDDQDYPWELAIPEALLSTVESPGGGYRNEIDHIKSIKGFA; this is encoded by the coding sequence atgcgacagaaGAGGAGTTGGCAttctcgtcaacacgagtatgacaaagaacatcgactctttcgaacaacttacgacccgaatcggacgtcgcggatgagaagatgtggtccaacaccagcctTGACTATGTTCGTCGCTTAccctccaacatcaagctacgaagaagaagaagtcgaagctttctatatggacctagagaagttcttccgagaagatcatgccttcttcaaggtcataattggcgattccaacgccaaagttggcccaagaagaacgcctgaggaacttcacaccgggacccacggcctacaatggaatgaccagggtgGAGAGGCTCTTCGAGCTCATCATGACGACCAAGACTATCCATGGGagctcgcaattccagaagccctcctctctacggtggagtcacccggtggagggtaccgtaatgaaatagaccacatcaaatcaataaaaggttttgcctga